A genomic segment from Mustela lutreola isolate mMusLut2 chromosome 15, mMusLut2.pri, whole genome shotgun sequence encodes:
- the LOC131816492 gene encoding keratin-associated protein 9-4-like, giving the protein MTESCCSPCCQPTCCRTTCCRTTCCQPSCCGCGGGCGQGGCGSSCCGSCCCQPCCCRPTCCQTTCCRTTCCRPSCRGCGGGCGSSCCGSCCCQPCCCRPTCCQTTCCRTTCCRPSCCVSSCCQPSCCGSSGCGQTCCGSSCCQPACCTPVYCTRTCYHPTCCCLPGCLAQGCGSSCC; this is encoded by the coding sequence ATGACCGAAtcgtgctgctccccttgctgccAGCCAACgtgctgcaggaccacctgctgcaggaccacctgctgccagCCCAGCTGCTGCGGGTGCGGCGGTGGCTGTGGACAAGGCGGCTGCGGGTCCAGCTGCTGTGGGTCCTGCTGCTGCCAGCCTTGCTGCTGCCGCCCAACTTGCTGCcagaccacctgctgcaggaccacctgctgccggCCCAGCTGCCGCGGgtgcggcggcggctgcgggtcCAGCTGCTGTGGGTCCTGCTGCTGCCAGCCTTGCTGCTGCCGCCCAACTTGCTGCcagaccacctgctgcaggaccacctgctgccggCCCAGCTGCTGTGTGTCCAGCTGCTGTCAGCCCAGCTGCTGTGGGTCCAGCGGCTGCGGACAAActtgctgtggctccagctgctgtCAGCCAGCCTGCTGTACCCCTGTGTACTGCACGAGGACCTGCTACCACCCcacctgttgctgcttgcctggatGCCTCGCCCAGGGCTGTGGATCCAGCTGCTGCTAG